Proteins from a genomic interval of Harpia harpyja isolate bHarHar1 chromosome 9, bHarHar1 primary haplotype, whole genome shotgun sequence:
- the KNTC1 gene encoding kinetochore-associated protein 1 isoform X5, producing MWNDIELLVNDDTGSEQLPVGLGHECGTALYQVDTLLQITSSEKVSVNPQLYACNSRDGSIIVVDRSVALLDSTGQSLQMHIQFDTNVDVVGMCPEKQFLVVGERSGNFHLIHIPTKQTLLTKILFEKSSSEKTYLNLFIEKDNADAGVYHMFILTSNGFFCIMCLPLAKTQEAIDKMDMITAKKLQGQIKTAFISTEEYHSLGCQNFVISNSVNKIHLIIGGKGDYVLSKWEVDTTNNLVSVRSFADSSLIKDAAKLQVFDNLLFVLDTENVLSMWDVYSLTLIWDWPLIHIEEFLLSTESDSSPVIRQGLANVKLIVMTIPDNKQMRSLMVFALPTMQPLYSLEVSIVSSLVQSEIGTDTIYFLEGIHEKHQIPSEGPVSIVVMRSLTEALPENRLSRLLHKHKFTEAENFAIQFGLDVELVYKVKANTILEKLASASVGSYGHEVWLDLVNEAKENLQKIQDSQFVVDYCINAPWPLYETTQEMLNHAKVRILKKDDRTIAPPSDGAPVSITEVLRAQARLTTFYGAFGLEKFSGIAWTEFLNNEDIFKNILFQLEEGNLSCAQYLWLRHQPDFESSFDEKMLENLLNAIHFAVPLKELCLWLRNVVIPFIRRVVPKGQKILAKWLEQCSRNLELTDKANWPENGLQMAETFFTSKNQGEMGLTTFGQWTPLRCDDCEEVHRLKKLVNDLQELITLYRKYNCRLALCDFEKENATTIVFRMFDKILAPELVPSILEKFIKPYLCEHNLQKDELLLQYIKDLLERCRTRSASVFETAWEAKAIAVIGCISDTDLKFDAVLQIMHGAMVPWSAAVEQLVKQHLEMNHVKVKLLQESYRLMEMKKLLRAYGIRDTNLLKDKQMIMRLVKYILKQDTPTSLEDALKIVAAYMLPPVEVYILKMIDLIDKERGEESLTLLKSLTLAEAEKVAERLTVWGTLVLQNKADNSEEQKTQMFMTKTLVEILKFLFSIQKDNPLKKDECEANLNMFETLATLQEDFDIFLSVKEFRNPSLMSRLLENHIKAYETVRSLSKSRKVQTMKCNSEDDKTKNRSTESRLYRLALLLQRSEQELGEKLALRALDAGKVEDAVKICREFYENHCNEETGKLLFSACQRLCHMLGADVPMITPNNMNLPAVIYEMACQAATVCSPDLLLDSVELCKYTSAAKEIYRQCQIENYGFTVKTTSFGGDKDPYEEWTYDDFFKEDGIVLDPQIALPVAYETISSLLPVCENKLYPLDSTSLANCAFVKGQNLLLPARTPICAVLQNLMECSQCELALRLIVCSFGSCLQHGVSNNMDLSLSEKLHDGNMLAETKSFLIAMKQKCTSVIMTTILTLLHKVFNCRLIDQNLALGYCTILPKEDMFNKLWDVINNTWQNYRKVLAVALVGAQLANQCGEAEENKKFQELVTDAEWGIQLGKFGISFETVFRQPPIRKKELIRTLVQNPKVDTDLILNYCSTFMLDSDAALQLCIETLLLQNANTNHVEDDSAEYSEKQPHSTLLARALEIIPLLKSTKDLVTSLSGILYKLDPYDYETIEIVLKVIQNADEKNTSIQLNQALSLLKHLESYKRISPPVDLEHQYVLEHVIPLSPAAQNRLPFHLIFFRTAQCFWNIIAAELSEESFPTLLLISKLMKVSLDTLHMSAARHVFEKKLKPKIFEMQNAGYTSVVNKETTKTVQMIQSYLLSIINPEWAVAIAHKIAQEFPTGPDQIQALKFCLYLAEKWLKNTTAKDESHEKAQVLQKKLYMQYKRSATENVLITHNLNTGEHLKSIGKPANLIILLYEHHSIDQRIQNPTGRDYPDIHMAAKEIAEINDLDMNKIWDKLLDKWLCPSTLPSEKTQEIFPDVQEDEELRRVIYLLQSRPMDYSSRMLFAITTSATSPIGVTQLTFAHRSRALKCLLYLADTNTVESLFKKPIEKVKYFLKCCIYLAEFEILNIPYTYESFHKSPKEGMIKGLWKNHSHEPTAVRLVTELSLEYKVYDSQLWNGLLQKLLGFSMIQYLRRVLLAITGIHSLWEIPNFSRAWRSIVLSPFLTASCPPSPKQLEECCECFVILLKCPVLADLDVIGIAKQYAQLDLPAFALGCLLLIPQSEKREQQIQGFLSTCNTETVLQQIDEHMNTGEVVAFASQIRSLVLDSIINEKLYEKFLKTKYFPLLKQQLMNTHRVKELVEYFAEKNCIDDATALIQEYQEKCGNPILVDTPSCDLLKVYLNGPEETCVLESSSIRS from the exons ATGTGGAATGATATTGAACTTCTTGTGAATGATGACACGGGGAGTGAGCAGCTCCCTGTAGGTTTAGGACATGAATGTGGAACTGCATTGTACCAAGTGGATACGCTACTTCAAATCACATCTTCAGAAAAG GTCTCTGTTAATCCACAGTTGTATGCATGCAACTCAAGGGATGGCAGTATTATTGTTGTTGACAGATCGGTGGCACTACTTGACAGTACTGGGCAGTCTCTTCAGATGCACATTCAGTTTG ATACTAATGTGGATGTAGTTGGTATGTGTCCAGAAAAACAATTTCTTGTGGTCGGTGAGAGAAGTGGCAATTTCCATCTTATTCACataccaacaaaacaaaccttgcTAACCAAG attttgtttgaaaaatcttCAAGTGAAAAGACTTACTTAAATCTCTTTATTGAAAAAGATAATGCAGATGCAG gtgtTTATCATATGTTCATTCTCACAAGCAATGGATTCTTCTGCATTATGTGTCTCCCACTTGCTAAAACGCAGGAAG caATTGACAAGATGGATATGATTACGGCAAAGAAA TTACAAGGACAGATAAAGACAGCTTTCATTTCCACAGAAGAGTATCACAGCCTCGGCTGTCAGAATTTTGTGATAAGTAACTCAGTGAACAAAATCCATTTGATAATTGGG GGTAAAGGCGATTATGTACTCTCCAAATGGGAGGTAGACACTACCAATAACCTGGTGTCTGTTCGAAGTTTTGCTGATTCAAGTCTGATCAAAG ATGCAGCGAAACTTCAAGTTTTTGACAATCTGCTGTTTGTTTTAGATACAGAG aatGTTTTAAGCATGTGGGATGTTTATTCTCTTACTCTAATTTGGGATTGGCCTTTAATACATATTGAAGAATTTCTTCTAAGTACAGAGTCAGATTCTTCTCCAGTCATACG GCAAGGGCTTGCCAATGTTAAACTGATAGTCATGACAATACCGGATAACAAACAG ATGAGAAGTCTAATGGTTTTTGCATTGCCCACTATGCAACCGCTCTATTCTTTGGAAGTATCTATTGTTTCTTCACTTGTTCAAAGCGAGATTGGCACA GATACAATATACTTCTTGGAAGGAATTCATGAAAAACATCAGAT ACCCTCTGAAGGCCCAGTTTCTATTGTTGTGATGAGAAGTTTAACCGAAGCCTTGCCAGAAAATAG ACTAAGTCGCTTACTTCACAAACACAAATTCACTGAAGCAGAGAATTTTGCTATTCAGTTTGGACTAGATGTTGAG cttgtaTACAAAGTGAAAGCAAACACTATTTTAGAGAAACTAGCTTCAGCTTCTGTTGGGAGTTATGGTCACGAAGTCTGGTTGGATCTCGTGAATGAAGCCaaagaaaatttgcaaaaaatTCAG GATAGCCAATTTGTTGTGGATTACTGCATAAATGCTCCATGGCCACTGTATGAAACCACTCAAGAAATGTTGAACCACGCTAAAGTCAGA ATCTTGAAGAAAGATGATAGAACCATTGCTCCACCATCTGATGGGGCTCCGGTATCCATAACTGAG GTATTGAGAGCTCAGGCAAGGCTTACAACTTTTTATGGAGCTTTTGGACTAGAGAAATTcag TGGTATTGCTTGGACAGAATTCTTGAATAATGAAGACATTTTCAAGAATATCCTTTTTCAGCTAGAAGAAGGAAATTTATCTTGTGCACAGTACCTCTGGCTTAGGCACCAG ccagattttgaaagcagctttgaTGAGAAAATGCTGGAGAACTTGCTTAATGCCATCCATTTTGCTGTTCCTTTGAAGGAACTATGTTTGTGGCTTAGAAATGTTGTGATCCCTTTCATAAGAAGAGTTGTGCCAAAGGGACAG aaaatattagcAAAATGGCTGGAACAATGTTCTCGAAACCTTGAATTAACTGATAAG GCAAATTGGCCAGAAAATGGACTCCAAATGGCAGAGACTTTTTTTACAAGTAAAAATCAAGGTGAAATGGGACTGACAACTTTTGGCCAGTGGACTCCTTTG AGATGTGATGACTGTGAAGAGGTACATAGGTTAAAGAAGCTGGTAAATGATTTACAAGAACTGATAACACTGTACAGAAAATACAACTGCAGGCTGGCACTCTGTGATTTTGAAAAG GAAAATGCAACTACTATTGTGTTTCGCATGTTTGATAAAATTTTGGCACCAGAGCTTGTACCGTCCATTTTGGAGAAGTTTATAAAACCCTACCTGTGTGAACATAATCTACAAAAGGATGAACTTCTTCTACAGTATATAAAG GATTTGCTAGAACGTTGTCGTACGCGGTCAGCTTCAGTATTTGAAACTGCATGGGAGGCAAAGGCAATAGCTGTCATTGGCTGTATCTCTGATACAGAT CTGAAATTTGATGCAGTTCTACAGATAATGCATGGTGCTATGGTACCATGGAGTGCAGCAGTGGAGCAGCTGGTAAAACAGCATTTGGAAATGAATCATGTCAA AGTAAAGTTACTGCAGGAAAGTTATAGACTGATGGAGATGAAGAAGCTTTTGCGAGCCTATGGGATAAGAGATACTAATCTTTTAAAGGACAAGCAGATGATAATG AGGCTAGTGAAATACATTCTTAAACAAGATACCCCTACTTCTTTGGAGGATGCTTTGAAAATTGTAGCAGCATATATGCTGCCCCCTGTGGAAGTCTACATTCTGAAGATGATAGACCTGATTGACAAAGAAAGG ggaGAGGAATCTCTGACTTTGTTAAAATCTCTGACTCTTGCTGAAGCTGAGAAAGTTGCAGAGAGATTGACTGTGTGGGGAACACTGGTATTACAGAATAAAGCAGATAATTCTGAAGAG cagaaaacacaaatgtttaTGACTAAGACGCTTGTGGAAATCCTTAAATTCCTGTTCAGCATTCAAAAAG ACAATCCTCTGAAGAAAGATGAATGTGAAGCAAACCTAAATATGTTTGAAACACTGGCTACCCTGCAA GAAGATTTTGATATCTTTCTTTCAGTCAAAGAATTTAGGAATCCTTCACTGATGTCTAGGCTTCTTGAGAATCACATAAAAGCTTATGAAACTGTCAGATCTCTGTCAAAGTCTAGAAAAGTGCAAACAATGAAGTGTAATTCAGAAGATGATAAAACCAAGAACCGTTCTACTGAATCAAGGTTGTATAGACTGGCTTTGCTCCTGCAAAGGTCAGAGCAAGAACTGGGAGAAAAACTGGCCTTGAGAGCACTAGATGCTGGAAAAGTTGAAGATGCTGTAAAAATATGCAG ggAGTTCTATGAAAATCACTGTAATGAAGAAACAGGgaagctgctgttttcagcatGTCAGAGGCTTTGTCATATGTTGGGAGCTGATGTTCCAATGATCACTCCTAATAATATGAATCTTCCAGCAGTGATCTATGAAATGGCTTGCCAAGCAGCTACAGTATGTAGTCCAG ATTTACTGTTAGATTCTGTGGAACTATGTAAATATACTTCGGCTGCCAAGGAAATTTACAGACAGTGCCAAATAGAAAACTATGGATTTACAGTAAAG ACAACGTCTTTTGGAGGAGATAAAGATCCTTATGAAGAATGGACTTATGATGACTTCTTTAAAGAAGATGGGATAGTTCTTGATCCACAGATAGCTCTTCCAGTTGCATATGAAACTATTTCTTCTCTCCTGCCTGTTTGTG AGAACAAGCTGTATCCTTTGGACTCTACAAGCCTGGCAAACTGCGCATTTGTTAAAG GACAAAACCTTCTGCTGCCAGCTAGAACTCCCATCTGTGCAGTGCTACAGAACCTCATGGAGTGCAGTCAGTGTGAGTTAGCTTTGCGGCTAATAGTCTGTTCATTTGGATCCTGTCTTCAGCATGGTGTATCAAATAACATGGATTTGTCCCTGAGTGAAAAG cTCCATGATGGCAATATGCTAGCTGAAACCAAAAGCTTTCTCATTGCTATGAAACAGAAGTGTACTTCAGTAATTATGACCACTATCCTGACCTTACTACACAAG GTATTCAACTGTCGTCTCATAGATCAGAACCTGGCATTGGGATATTGCACAATTTTGCCCAAGGAAGATATGTTCAATAAGCTGTGGGATGTCATAAACAATACATggcaaaattacagaaaagtttTG GCAGTAGCTCTGGTTGGAGCACAGCTTGCTAACCAATGtggtgaagcagaagaaaataaaaaattccaaGAATTAGTTACTGATGCAGAATGGGGTATCCAACTCGGTAAATTTGGT ATTTCTTTTGAGACTGTATTTAGACAACCACCAATAAGGAAGAAGGAACTCATAAGAACGCTGGTACAAAATCCAAAAGTAGACACAGATCTCATATTGAATTACTGCAG TACTTTCATGCTGGACAGTGATGCTGCACTGCAGCTTTGCATTGAAACACTTCTTCTCCAGAATGCTAATACAAATCATGTTGAAGATGACTCTGCAGAATACAGTGAGAAGCAACCTCATTCCACATTACTAGCTAGAGCACTAGAAATAATTCCTCTACTGAAAAGCACAAAAGACCTGGTCACTAGCCTGAGTGGAATATTGTAcaag CTTGATCCTTATGACTATGAAACTATTGAAATTGTCCTGAAAGTGATACAAAATGCTGATGAAAAGAATACCAGTATCCAGCTGAATCAG gCTTTGAGCCTCCTCAAACATCTGGAATCTTATAAAAGAATTTCTCCACCTGTAGACCTAGAACACCAATATGTTTTAGAGCATGTGATTCCCTTATCTCCAGCTGCTCAAAACAGACTGCCCTTTCATCTGATATTCTTTAGAACTGCACAATGTTTCTGGAATATTATAG ctgcagaGCTCAGTGAGGAATCCTTCCCAACACTTCTGTTGATTTCCAAACTAATGAAG GTTTCACTGGATACTTTACACATGTCTGCAGCTCGACATGTCTTTGAAAAAAAGTTGaaaccaaaaatatttgaaatgcaaaatgctggATATACATCAGTTGTTAACAAGGAAACAACTAAAACCGTGCAGATGATTCAGTCATATCTCCTGTCTATCATTAATCCAGAGTGGGCCGTAGCTATTGCTCACAAGATTGCACAAGAATTTCCAACAG gtCCTGACCAGATTCAGGCATTGAAATTCTGTCTCTATCTGGCTGAGAAATGGCTAAAGAATACTACAGCTAAG GATGAGTCACATGAAAAAGCCCAAGTCTTACAGAAGAAATTATATATGCAGTATAAGCGATCAGCAACAGAAAATGTTCTAATAACGCATAACTTGAACACTGGAGAGCATTTGAAGTCTATTGGGAAACCAGCAAATCTTATAATTTTACTATATGAACACCACAGTATAGACCAAAGAATCCAAAATCCAACTGGCAGAGACTATCCTG ATATCCATATGGCAGCTAAGGAGATAGCAGAAATTAACGATTTGGATATGAACAAAATTTGGGATAAACTGCTGGATAAATGGCTGTGTCCAAGCACGCTGCCCTCAGAA aaaactcaaGAAATCTTTCCAGATGTACAGGAAGATGAAGAACTCCGAAG AGTTATATATCTACTTCAGTCACGGCCAATGGATTATAGTTCAAGAATGCTTTTTGCAATTACAACATCTGCCACATCT cCAATTGGTGTTACTCAGCTGACATTTGCTCACAGGAGCAGAGCACTTAAGTGTCTGCTCTACTTGGCAGATACCAACACTGTGGAATCACTCTTCAAGAAACCCATTGAGAAAGTAAA GTATTTTCTAAAATGCTGCATTTATCTGGCAGAGTTTGAAATCTTGAATATTCCATATACTTATGAATCATTTCATAAGAGTCCTAAGGAAGGAATGATTAAAGGGCTGTGGAAGAATCACAGCCATGAACCCAcg GCTGTTAGACTGGTGACAGAACTTAGCCTAGAATACAAAGTATATGATTCCCAACTGTGGAACGGCCTCCTACAGAAACTCCTTGGTTTCAGTATG aTTCAATATCTAAGAAGAGTTTTGTTAGCAATTACTGGGATTCATTCATTATGGGAG ATTCCCAACTTCAGTCGAGCTTGGCGAAGTATAGTTCTGTCACCATTTCTCACAG cTTCATGTCCACCAAGTCCTAAACAGTTAGAGGAATGTTGCGAGTGTTTTGTGATTCTGCTCAA GTGTCCAGTTCTGGCTGACTTGGATGTCATTGGAATAGCTAAACAATATGCACAGTTAGACCTTCCAGCTTTTGCTTTGGGGTGCCTGTTGCTAATTCCTCAGTCTGAGAAGCGAGAGCAGCAAATTCAG ggTTTCTTATCGACATGTAACACAGAAACTGTGCTGCAACAAATAGATGAACACATGAACACTGGAGAAGTAGTGGCATTTGCTTCTCAG ATTAGATCTTTGGTTTTGGACAGTATCATAAATGAGAAGCTATATGAAAAATTCTTGAAAACTAAGTATTTTCCACTGTTGAAGCAACAACTGATGAATACTCACCGAGTGAAAGAACTGGtggaatattttgctgaaaagaaCTG CATTGATGATGCAACAGCCCTAATTCAAGAATATCAAGAGAAATGTGGAAATCCCATTTTGGTAGATACACCATCGTGTGATCTTCTGAAG GTGTATCTGAATGGACCAGAGGAGACCTGTGTACTAGAATCGTCATCGATAAGGTCTTGA